The Erythrolamprus reginae isolate rEryReg1 chromosome 5, rEryReg1.hap1, whole genome shotgun sequence genome window below encodes:
- the FAM124B gene encoding protein FAM124B: MPRDAFPVEAARSGRGAAGEGHRAMDVRRDSVKMTVHLLANTGQAGHLQQALDQLQEWLCLDVHLFLVSERPSPIKYYETYRQKRYRFPSTSVLLFLHEDFGEERFFQVHDFFQHPPWQPVHIECPSRKLCLHALDHQDFYGLDEHMPVWGLRQVHYGMEILRVTLYCSFDNYVDAVRLYETILQKEASVQKTGFCAFLLYTTQSLVVQFCLKQLPLGMSVDLKESSVLQFKVYEIGELVPLLPNPCVPISNTRWQTEDYEGNKILLQVQSRGSKHNGTQSLPPNWCNSTDDKGSPHYCCDLCASVPSVAPRTAVQHKTRTLRAMKNKNKSSRTMVRIPANHFSSSQSRFKSSSSLHNIAHSSLQDLAPFPVNLGTKLRHSSHELWLCHNKEEEEEETNVDTGKRVAPFKCANSPLNRFSKDLQKELLQSQAPSSSFMAAGLDSENRNSLLSLHVPEINKRSGFNHFQLSTSGASDGNEKDKEEFFI, translated from the exons GTCACCGTGCAATGGATGTGAGAAGGGATTCCGTGAAGATGACTGTGCACCTGCTTGCAAACACTGGACAGGCAGGACATTTGCAACAAGCTCTTGATCAACTTCAAGAATGGCTCTGCCTGGACGTTCATCTCTTTCTTGTCTCAGAACGCCCTTCTCCAATTAAGTATTATGAGACATACCGCCAAAAGAGGTACAGGTTTCCTAGTACTTCTGTGCTCCTATTTTTGCATGAGGACTTTGGAGAAGAACGGTTTTTCCAGGTCCATGACTTCTTCCAGCATCCGCCATGGCAGCCTGTCCACATTGAGTGTCCCAGCAGGAAGCTATGCCTCCATGCCCTTGATCATCAGGACTTCTATGGACTGGATGAACATATGCCTGTATGGGGCCTGAGACAAGTTCACTACGGCATGGAAATCCTGCGTGTCACTCTCTATTGTAGCTTTGATAATTATGTGGACGCAGTAAGGCTTTATGAGACAATCCTGCAGAAAGAAGCATCTGTCCAAAAAACCGGCTTCTGTGCTTTTCTACTGTACACAACACAAAGCCTTGTGGTTCAGTTTTGCTTGAAGCAGCTGCCTTTGGGGATGAGTGTTGACTTGAAGGAATCTTCAGTATTACAGTTCAAAGTGTATGAAATTGGAGAACTGGTTCCACTTTTGCCCAATCCCTGTGTCCCAATAAGCAATACTAGGTGGCAAACGGAGGACTATGAAGGAAATAAGATCCTGCTGCAG GTTCAGAGCAGAGGCTCAAAGCACAACGGAACTCAGTCTCTGCCTCCTAATTGGTGCAACAGCACTGATGACAAAGGGTCTCCACATTACTGCTGTGATTTATGTGCCAGTGTACCTTCAGTGGCTCCCAGAACTGCCGTACAGCACAAAACCCGGACACTTCGAGccatgaaaaataaaaacaaatcctcAAGGACGATGGTGCGAATTCCTGCAAATCATTTCAGCTCTTCACAAAGCAGATTTAAATCTTCCTCCAGTTTGCATAATATAGCACATTCTTCTTTGCAAGACCTAGCCCCCTTCCCAGTGAACCTAGGCACTAAATTGAGACATTCCAGCCATGAGCTCTGGCTATGCCAtaacaaagaagaggaggaggaagagactaATGTTGACACAGGCAAGAGAGTTGCACCTTTTAAATGTGCTAACTCTCCCCTGAACAGATTTTCCAAGGACTTACAAAAAGAACTTCTTCAATCCCAGGCACCAAGCAGTTCATTTATGGCAGCAGGTTTGGATTCTGAGAACAGGAACTCTCTATTGTCTTTGCATGTTCCTGAAATTAATAAAAGATCAGGATTCAATCATTTTCAGCTGAGCACATCAGGAGCAAGTGATGGGAATGAGAAAGACAAAGAAGAGTTTTTTATATGA